A DNA window from Actinomadura coerulea contains the following coding sequences:
- a CDS encoding VanW family protein produces the protein MWAVGRIGPGRRREGRARRDRLRRGVRRWWPIVAGAVASTGLLLGAYLEGPRLSGVSAALTVPHRGPGGRDGPGALPSERLMSTFTTRFAPGEPRVRNIELAARTLDGRVVEPGATFSFNDAVGPRTRSRGYVPAPAIMGSRLADDVGGGICQVSTTLYNAVFLAGLDIRKARAHTLWMPEYPEGREAAVFYPQLDFTWRNDTRETVRIQVAHSATSLTVNLWGRRRYEVRSRTSERYGFRPFESGVGRGGECIPMAGREGFEVDVWRTLLAGGREVRRQRFHTEYRPQPEVECL, from the coding sequence GTGTGGGCTGTGGGGCGGATCGGGCCTGGGCGCCGCCGGGAGGGGCGAGCGCGCCGCGACCGGTTGCGGCGCGGCGTCCGGCGGTGGTGGCCCATCGTGGCGGGCGCCGTCGCGTCGACGGGGCTCCTGCTGGGCGCCTACCTGGAGGGCCCGCGGCTGTCGGGCGTGTCGGCGGCGCTCACCGTGCCGCACCGCGGCCCGGGCGGGCGGGACGGGCCCGGCGCGCTGCCGTCCGAGCGCCTGATGAGCACGTTCACGACGCGGTTCGCCCCGGGCGAGCCCCGCGTGCGCAACATCGAACTCGCCGCCCGGACCCTGGACGGGCGGGTCGTCGAGCCCGGAGCGACGTTCTCGTTCAACGACGCCGTCGGACCCCGCACGAGGAGCCGCGGGTACGTGCCCGCGCCCGCGATCATGGGCTCGCGGCTGGCGGACGACGTGGGCGGCGGCATCTGCCAGGTGTCCACGACGCTGTACAACGCGGTGTTCCTGGCCGGGCTGGACATCCGGAAGGCGCGCGCCCACACCCTGTGGATGCCGGAGTACCCGGAAGGGCGCGAGGCCGCGGTGTTCTATCCGCAACTCGACTTCACCTGGAGGAACGACACCCGCGAGACGGTGCGGATCCAGGTGGCCCACTCGGCGACGTCGCTGACCGTGAACCTGTGGGGCCGGCGCAGGTACGAGGTGCGGTCGCGGACGTCCGAGCGGTACGGGTTCAGGCCGTTCGAGTCGGGCGTCGGCCGCGGCGGCGAGTGCATTCCCATGGCGGGCCGGGAGGGCTTCGAGGTCGACGTGTGGCGGACGCTGCTGGCCGGCGGCCGCGAGGTGCGCCGCCAGAGGTTCCACACCGAGTACCGCCCGCAGCCCGAGGTGGAGTGCCTCTGA
- a CDS encoding DUF6158 family protein, with translation MTSRDLGVAPGDLSDDDLFRELGHLYETRLDALRHAADQAYGEHTRRMNEMEAEYLRRRPGREIDPERMRAGARAR, from the coding sequence ATGACGAGCCGTGACCTGGGAGTCGCGCCCGGCGACCTCAGCGACGACGACCTGTTCCGTGAGCTCGGCCACCTGTACGAGACGAGGCTGGACGCGCTGCGGCACGCCGCCGACCAGGCCTACGGCGAGCACACGCGGCGCATGAACGAGATGGAGGCCGAGTACCTGCGCCGGCGTCCCGGCAGGGAGATCGACCCCGAGCGCATGCGCGCCGGGGCCCGCGCCCGCTGA
- a CDS encoding ABC transporter permease, with product MNGTLADYAARYGLRQSAARPPLRKYIQDVWARRNFIWAFASAKNISMYNDSRLGQVWQLLTPLLNAGVYYLIFGLLLGTGRGVPDFIPFLVTGVFLFGFTQRSVTSGAKSVGDNLSLIRALHFPRATLPLAIAIVEMQQLLLALVVLFAIVFAFGEPITFQMLLLVPVVALQLMFNVGISMVMARLGAFNRDITQLLPFVMRVWLYASGVIFCLPVMMKPGGRLAGYPWLAELLQLNPAYVYVELSRSVLLGEYRGFVAGIHNAASPGQLWLYGIVWAAVMLAGGFLFFYRAEERYGRG from the coding sequence GTGAACGGAACCCTGGCCGACTACGCCGCACGATACGGGCTGAGGCAGAGCGCTGCGCGCCCCCCGCTGCGCAAGTACATCCAGGATGTGTGGGCTCGCCGGAACTTCATCTGGGCGTTCGCATCCGCCAAGAACATCTCGATGTACAACGACTCCCGACTGGGTCAGGTGTGGCAGCTGCTGACCCCGCTGCTCAACGCCGGGGTCTACTACCTGATCTTCGGTCTGCTGCTCGGCACCGGGCGCGGCGTGCCCGACTTCATTCCCTTCCTGGTGACGGGCGTCTTCCTGTTCGGGTTCACGCAGCGGTCGGTCACCTCCGGCGCCAAGTCCGTCGGCGACAACCTGTCGCTGATCAGGGCCCTGCACTTCCCGCGCGCCACGCTGCCCCTGGCGATCGCGATCGTGGAGATGCAGCAGCTCCTGCTCGCGCTGGTGGTGCTGTTCGCCATCGTGTTCGCGTTCGGCGAGCCGATCACCTTCCAGATGCTGCTGCTCGTCCCCGTGGTCGCGCTCCAGCTCATGTTCAACGTGGGCATCAGCATGGTCATGGCCAGGCTGGGCGCGTTCAACCGCGACATCACCCAGCTGCTGCCGTTCGTCATGCGGGTCTGGCTCTACGCCTCCGGCGTGATCTTCTGCCTGCCGGTGATGATGAAGCCGGGCGGCCGGCTGGCCGGGTACCCGTGGCTGGCGGAGCTGCTCCAGCTCAACCCGGCGTACGTGTACGTGGAGCTGAGCCGGTCCGTGCTGCTCGGCGAGTACCGGGGCTTCGTCGCGGGTATCCACAACGCCGCCTCGCCGGGGCAGTTGTGGCTCTACGGGATCGTGTGGGCCGCCGTGATGCTGGCGGGCGGGTTCCTGTTCTTCTATCGTGCCGAGGAGCGATACGGCCGTGGCTGA
- a CDS encoding ABC transporter ATP-binding protein: MADTKVRGAVDIDPTREPIVVVDDLHIVYRVFGAGGKGNAASAFSRILRRKHRPSMTEVHAIKGLSFVAYRGEAVGIIGTNGSGKSTLLKAIAGLLPPHRGAVYTDGQPSLLGVNAALMKDLTGERNIVLGCLAMGMTPAETKSKYQEVVDFAGLKEGFIQYPMRTYSSGMGARLRFAIAAAKTHDVLLIDEALATGDAKFKTKSKRRIDELRKDAGAVFLVAHQLDTVKEMCDRVIWVDEGRMHMDGDPEEVIAAYIEATGK; this comes from the coding sequence GTGGCTGACACGAAGGTCCGCGGAGCCGTCGACATCGACCCGACCCGGGAGCCGATCGTCGTCGTGGACGACCTGCACATCGTCTACCGGGTGTTCGGCGCGGGAGGCAAGGGCAACGCCGCCAGCGCGTTCTCGCGCATCCTGCGCCGCAAGCACCGCCCGTCGATGACCGAGGTCCATGCGATCAAGGGTCTGTCGTTCGTCGCGTACCGGGGCGAGGCGGTCGGCATCATCGGCACCAACGGCTCCGGCAAGTCGACGCTGCTGAAAGCGATCGCGGGGCTGCTGCCCCCGCACCGGGGCGCCGTCTACACCGACGGCCAGCCCTCCCTGCTGGGCGTGAACGCGGCCCTCATGAAGGACCTCACCGGCGAGCGCAACATCGTCCTCGGCTGCCTCGCCATGGGCATGACCCCGGCGGAGACGAAGAGCAAGTACCAGGAGGTCGTCGACTTCGCCGGGCTGAAGGAGGGCTTCATCCAGTACCCCATGCGGACGTACTCCTCCGGCATGGGCGCCCGCCTCCGGTTCGCGATCGCCGCGGCCAAGACCCACGACGTGCTCCTGATCGACGAGGCGCTCGCCACCGGCGACGCCAAGTTCAAGACCAAGAGCAAGCGCCGCATCGACGAGCTGCGCAAGGACGCCGGCGCGGTCTTCCTCGTCGCGCACCAGCTCGACACGGTCAAGGAGATGTGCGACCGCGTCATCTGGGTCGACGAGGGCCGCATGCACATGGACGGCGACCCCGAAGAGGTCATCGCCGCCTACATCGAGGCGACCGGCAAGTAG
- a CDS encoding phosphatase PAP2 family protein — MPSRSVTRRRSRQAQEHRAWPQRVPLLRRLGRMDRWAFDQVASARLRGLEYVLPRLSRFADHGVLWFSAAGAMGVAGRPRLRRAALRGAIAIAVASPAVNIVGKQAFRRRRPVVDLVPPIRIRWKLPTSHAFPSGHSASAAAFATGVALEAPAAVAVPVAATAAAVAFSRVYTGAHYPGDVLAGLGIGALAGAGTRLVWPSRPPVARVAPAGGGVLRTAEDGRGVVAVVNLGSGPSAETGAGILPRRSEIALALLEAELPAAEIVRVEPGADVDKACAEAAERAAVLAVVGGDGTVSAAARAALGRDVPLLVVPGGTFDHFSRAIGVETATQAIRAYREGRVGRADVSYATPVSAEAGEEAEQVFLNTASIGAYTEVVERRVRLERRIGKWPALAVAAVRTLRHAEPVELMVDGRRRRVWLAFVGNGVFGSWGAAPTWRERLDDGRLDVRMVTAGGGAPRVRAVAAIIVGHLRLTPGYRSWRTTGMEVISAAGDLRLARDGEVASLPRAVRFGKHPRALRVFTIHAPVTG; from the coding sequence GTGCCGTCACGTTCCGTCACTCGGCGCCGGTCGCGGCAGGCTCAGGAGCATCGGGCCTGGCCCCAGCGCGTCCCCCTGCTGCGCAGGCTCGGCCGGATGGACCGGTGGGCGTTCGATCAGGTGGCGTCGGCGCGGCTGCGCGGGCTGGAGTACGTCCTGCCGCGCCTGTCGCGGTTCGCCGACCACGGGGTGCTGTGGTTCTCGGCGGCCGGCGCGATGGGCGTCGCGGGACGGCCCCGGCTGCGGCGCGCGGCGCTGCGCGGGGCCATCGCGATCGCCGTGGCGAGCCCCGCGGTGAACATCGTCGGAAAGCAGGCCTTCCGCCGCAGGCGCCCCGTCGTCGACCTCGTCCCCCCGATCCGGATCCGGTGGAAGCTGCCGACCTCGCACGCCTTCCCCTCCGGGCACTCGGCGTCGGCCGCCGCGTTCGCGACGGGCGTCGCGCTGGAGGCGCCGGCCGCGGTGGCCGTCCCGGTCGCGGCGACGGCCGCGGCGGTGGCCTTCTCCCGCGTCTACACCGGCGCCCACTATCCGGGCGACGTCCTGGCGGGGCTCGGGATCGGCGCGCTCGCCGGGGCCGGGACGCGGTTGGTGTGGCCCTCGCGGCCTCCGGTGGCGCGCGTGGCCCCGGCCGGGGGCGGGGTCCTGCGGACCGCCGAGGACGGGCGGGGCGTCGTGGCCGTCGTCAACCTGGGCTCGGGTCCCTCGGCGGAGACCGGCGCCGGGATCCTCCCGAGGCGCTCGGAGATCGCGCTCGCGCTGCTCGAGGCCGAGCTGCCCGCGGCGGAGATCGTCCGGGTGGAGCCGGGCGCGGACGTCGACAAGGCGTGCGCCGAGGCGGCCGAGCGGGCCGCCGTGCTGGCCGTGGTCGGCGGCGACGGCACCGTGAGCGCGGCCGCGCGGGCGGCGCTCGGACGCGACGTCCCGCTGCTGGTCGTCCCCGGTGGGACGTTCGACCACTTCTCGCGGGCGATCGGCGTCGAGACCGCGACGCAGGCGATCAGGGCCTACCGGGAGGGGCGCGTCGGCCGCGCCGACGTCTCCTACGCGACGCCCGTGTCCGCCGAGGCGGGGGAGGAGGCCGAGCAGGTCTTCCTCAACACCGCGAGCATCGGCGCCTACACCGAGGTCGTCGAGAGGCGGGTCCGGCTGGAGAGGCGGATCGGGAAGTGGCCCGCGCTCGCGGTCGCCGCCGTCCGCACGCTGAGGCACGCCGAGCCCGTCGAGCTGATGGTGGACGGCAGGCGCCGGCGGGTCTGGCTCGCGTTCGTCGGCAACGGCGTCTTCGGCTCGTGGGGCGCCGCGCCCACCTGGCGCGAGCGCCTCGACGACGGGAGGCTCGACGTGCGGATGGTCACCGCAGGCGGCGGCGCGCCCCGCGTCCGCGCGGTCGCCGCGATCATCGTGGGCCACCTGCGCCTGACGCCCGGGTACCGCTCGTGGCGGACGACCGGCATGGAGGTGATCTCGGCGGCCGGCGATCTCCGGCTGGCGCGCGACGGCGAGGTGGCGTCGCTGCCCCGCGCGGTGCGTTTCGGCAAGCACCCCCGTGCACTCCGGGTGTTCACGATTCATGCCCCGGTGACCGGGTAA